Proteins encoded within one genomic window of Brassica rapa cultivar Chiifu-401-42 chromosome A09, CAAS_Brap_v3.01, whole genome shotgun sequence:
- the LOC103837227 gene encoding E3 ubiquitin-protein ligase Praja-1, with translation MCSNLQVLSLRITSDHPKYTCKNLNGTFENPIFFVFLYRSFENQSCSHSSYYFLLHNSTFQKPLKSMAEFHLPPGIENEAEQENATFIDDEYLDYIHYLASRSSHETETFGSYDEIFGQVLGNSSSTRRPETAEELPAVNLTAEELTERGLVVCAICREKLAPSERLSELPCRHYYHKDCISSWLTNRNTCPLCRHNVRN, from the coding sequence ATGTGTAGCAACTTGCAAGTCTTGTCCTTACGGATCACATCAGACCATCCGAAATATACGTGTAAGAATCTGAACGGAACATTCGAAAACCCAATCTTTTTTGTGTTTCTTTATCGATCATTCGAGAACCAATCATGTTCACACTCCTCGTACTATTTTCTTCTTCACAACTCAACATTCCAAAAACCTCTAAAATCAATGGCAGAGTTTCATCTTCCTCCCGGGATCGAAAACGAAGCAGAGCAAGAGAACGCTACTTTCATCGACGACGAGTACCTCGACTACATCCATTACTTGGCATCACGAAGCAGCCATGAAACGGAGACGTTTGGTTCTTACGATGAAATCTTCGGCCAAGTGTTGGGGAATTCATCTTCCACGCGGCGGCCGGAAACGGCCGAGGAACTTCCGGCGGTGAACTTGACGGCTGAGGAGTTGACGGAGAGGGGTTTGGTGGTTTGTGCCATCTGTAGAGAGAAGCTAGCTCCTAGTGAGAGACTGTCTGAGCTTCCTTGTCGGCATTATTACCACAAAGACTGTATCTCGAGCTGGTTGACTAACAGGAACACTTGTCCTCTTTGCCGTCACAATGTAAGAAACTAG
- the LOC103837228 gene encoding proline dehydrogenase 1, mitochondrial, which produces MATRLLRTNFIRRPHCFSSLRPVGSPTVTASTAAVPEILSFGQQAPEPPLHHPKHNQTHNDIDLSDQARLFASVPTPDLLRSTAVLHAAAIGPMVDVGSWVMSSKLMDNALTRGMVLGLVKGTFYDHFCAGEDASAAAERVRSVYEATGLKGMLVYGVEHADDAASCDDNMQHFIRTIEAAKSLPTSHFSSVVVKITAICPISLLKRVSDLLRWEHKSKSFKLSWKLKSFTVFSDSSPLYHTNSEPEPLTAEEERELEAAHVRIQDICRKCQESNVPLLIDAEDTILQPAIDYMAYSSAIMFNGDKDRPIVYNTIQAYLRDAGERLHLVVQEAEKEGVPMGFKLVRGAYMCSEGKLADSLGHKSPVHDTLQNTHACYNDCMTFLMEKASNGSGFGVVLATHNADSGRLASRKASELNINKKNGTIEFAQLYGMSDALSFGLKRAGFNVSKYMPFGPVETAIPYLVRRAYENRGIMASGALDRQLLRMELKRRLMAVIA; this is translated from the exons ATGGCAACCCGTCTCCTCCGAACAAACTTTATCCGGCGACCTCACTGTTTCTCCTCTTTACGACCGGTGGGTTCTCCCACCGTGACGGCTTCAACAGCCGCCGTCCCGGAGATTCTCTCCTTCGGACAACAAGCACCAGAGCCACCACTCCACCACCCAAAACACAACCAAACTCACAATGACATCGATCTCTCCGACCAGGCCCGGCTCTTCGCCTCTGTCCCCACCCCCGATCTCCTCCGTTCCACCGCCGTGTTGCATGCGGCGGCCATAGGTCCAATGGTGGATGTGGGATCGTGGGTCATGAGCTCTAAACTCATGGACAACGCTTTGACACGTGGCATGGTCCTTGGCCTTGTGAAAGGTACGTTTTATGACCATTTCTGTGCCGGTGAAGACGCCAGCGCCGCCGCGGAACGTGTGAGGAGCGTTTACGAGGCGACGGGTCTTAAAGGTATGCTTGTGTACGGCGTTGAACACGCCGATGACGCTGCCTCTTGTGATGATAATATGCAACATTTCATTCGAACCATTGAAGCTGCCAAGTCCTTACCAACATCCCAC TTTAGCTCAGTGGTCGTGAAAATAACTGCCATTTGTCCCATCAGTCTTCTAAAACGTGTGAGCGACTTGCTTCGTTGGGAACACAAGAGTAAGAGCTTCAAACTCTCATGGAAGCTCAAATCTTTCACGGTTTTCTCCGATTCAAGTCCTCTCTACCACACAAACTCAGAACCGGAACCGTTAACCGCTGAAGAAGAACGTGAGCTCGAAGCAGCTCACGTAAGGATCCAAGACATCTGCCGGAAATGCCAAGAGTCCAATGTGCCTTTGCTGATTGATGCGGAGGACACAATCCTCCAACCAGCGATCGACTACATGGCTTACTCATCAGCCATCATGTTCAATGGGGACAAAGACAGACCGATCGTTTACAACACGATTCAGGCGTACTTGAGAGACGCAGGCGAGAGGTTGCATCTGGTTGTACAAGAAGCCGAGAAAGAAGGTGTTCCTATGGGGTTTAAGTTGGTGAGAGGCGCTTATATGTGTAGCGAAGGTAAATTGGCAGATTCCTTGGGACACAAGTCACCAGTTCATGACACACTTCAGAACACGCATGCTTGCTACAATGACTGCATGACCTTCCTAATGGAGAAAGCCTCCAACGGATCGGGTTTCGGTGTCGTTCTTGCAACACATAATGCTGATTCGG ggAGACTTGCATCAAGGAAGGCGAGTGAGCTAAATATCAATAAAAAGAACGGGACCATAGAGTTTGCGCAACTATACGGTATGTCAGATGCATTGTCCTTTGGTTTAAAGAGAGCCGGGTTCAATGTCAGCAAGTACATGCCATTTGGACCGGTAGAAACCGCTATACCGTATCTTGTCAGACGTGCTTATGAGAACCGGGGAATAATGGCCAGTGGAGCCCTTGACCGTCAACTCTTGAG GATGGAACTTAAGAGAAGACTAATGGCCGTAATTGCGTGA
- the LOC103837229 gene encoding uncharacterized protein LOC103837229, translated as MPLSLVQAASVSYLRSQSALPKPSSSVLLLQKSIFPDSKLTTFRRILRSSKKSSPRASLLETPVLWAGRICVFYALVRAGLAGSKSNPIVSGLESGGVDVEDDDGGVDLGFSKWIQNIKGKPDKDAADKRKLVSKWHPTTKGTLRRNYRVPSKGEGNRLLKAIASLLSDDDHFRDATSHKGCQIRRESAHGQSVCCNNVRALFDELPTPHLVVEITPFPAGPLTEIDYLKAEKLEKVLRSGPNI; from the exons ATGCCACTGTCACTAGTCCAAGCCGCTTCAGTCTCCTACTTGAGATCCCAATCAGCTCTTCCCAAGCCCTCCTCCTCTGTTTTACTTCTCCAAAAATCAATCTTTCCTGATTCAAAGTTAACAACTTTCCGCCGGATCCTTCGTTCCTCGAAGAAATCGTCCCCTCGTGCTTCCCTGCTCGAGACGCCTGTCTTGTGGGCGGGTAGAATCTGCGTCTTTTACGCGCTGGTCAGAGCTGGTTTAGCTGGATCCAAGTCTAACCCCATCGTCTCTG GTTTGGAGAGTGGCGGTGTTGATgttgaagatgatgatggtggtgtGGATCTTGGTTTCTCCAAGTGGATTCAGAACATTAAGGGCAAACCAG ATAAGGATGCAGCTGATAAGAGGAAGCTAGTGAGCAAATGGCACCCAACGACAAAGGGAACACTTAGAAGGAACTACAGGGTACCTTCCAAAGGCGAAGGAAACCGTCTCCTCAAAGCCATTGCCTCTCTTCTCTCTGATGATGACCATTTCAGAGATGCAACATCTCACAAG GGTTGTCAAATACGGCGAGAGAGTGCACACGGTCAAAGCGTCTGTTGCAACAACGTTAGAGCTCTGTTCGATGAGTTACCGACGCCGCATTTGGTGGTTGAGATCACACCTTTTCCAGCTGGTCCGCTTACAGAGATTGATTACCTTAAGGCTGAGAAGCTGGAAAAGGTTCTTAGGTCAGGCCCCAACATCTGA